Below is a genomic region from Paludicola sp. MB14-C6.
TGCAGTTCCACAAGCAACAATATGAATCTTTTGAACGCTTTTTAAAAAGCTGTCTGTAAGTGTTTCTACTCCTAAATCAGGTAAACCGTTCTTTATTCTTGGAGAAACGGTTTTCCGCAAAGCCTCGGGTTGTTCAAATATTTCTTTTAACATAAAATGAGGGTATCCACCCTTTTCTGCTGACTCAATATCCCAATCAGCAGTAAAAATATCTTTTGAAACAGGCTCTTGATCTAAATTAACAATCGAAACGTTTTCTCTTGTTATTGTTGCAATTTCATTTTCTTCTATTAAGTAATAATTTTTTGTATACTTTAAAATTGCAGGAATATCCGATGCGATATAATTTTCATTTTCCCCAATCCCAATAATCAGCGGACTATCTTTTCTTACTGCATAGATTTGATTTGGATAATCATGAAAAATAATTCCTAATGCATATGAACCTTTTAATACAGTAATTACTTTTTTGATTGCTTCAAATGGATTGCCTTTATAATAATAATCAATCATCTTTGCAATAATTTCCGTATCGGTTTCTGATTCAAATTCATAGCCTTTACGAATAAGCTTTGCTTTTAATTCTAAATAATTTTCAATAATACCGTTATGGACAATGGATACGTTTTTATTTCCATGAGGATGTGAATTCACATCAGATGGCTCTCCATGAGTTGCCCATCTTGTATGACCTATTCCACAGGTGCCTTTCGGACGATACTCTTTTTCCATTTTCTCTTCTAAATCGTCAAGCCTTCCTTTGGCTTTCACTACCTTAATGTCTGTTCCTTCAAAAATAGCAACACCTGAGGAATCATAACCTCGATACTCCAACTTTCTTAATCCGTCCACTAATACTGTAGCCGAATCTTTGTCACCTACATAGCCGACAATTCCACACATAAAAAATCTCCTTTTTATTTTATTATGTACAAAAAGAAAATTTTATTGATATATATGTATTTTAGCATACAACAACAAAGGCATAATGAAATATCCATTATGCTTCGTTTGCTATTTCAATAACACTAATTCACCCTTTTGTCTAACGCATTGCTCCGTTTCTTTGTAGGTGCTTTCGACTGTGTCAGCCGTTGATGCATCCGCCGAATTTTCGATAACATCAATCCTCGTCAACCTGTATGCATACTCATTTCATTTAAAATCATTAAAGAATAATTGCAAAGATAATTAGTATTACAGGTTCTGGCGCTTTCTTATATTTTCTAATTGTACATTCGCTATTATATCATTATATTCGATGCTTATACAAGAAGTATCTTATTCCAATTATTTAGCATAAATAGCTTTTGTATAACTGTATAGCTTATCTATTCAGCTGCAAAAAAGCTTCCCTTTAAGGGAAGCTCAGCTTATATTTTGCAATCATTTACTTTATCAAAAGTCGAAGCTTCTCTTATTGACAAGTTTTTTGCTTAGTTTCACTCATTAAATTTTCGATTAAAGTAATTGCTACTCTACAAGCTGCATCATTTGCTTTACATTGATTTGCATCAAACATTTTTGCAGCATTATTATCTGCTGTATTTGAGATACCTTTTACACAAACAAATGGAATATTACTTGAATTAGCAACTTCTCCGATACAACCTACTTCGCAATCTACAAAATCGCCGCAGAAAGTACATCGTATTGCTTTCGCTTTTACTGTATTGGATACAAACATATCGGCTGTACAAAATCTACCTGTTGTAAATTGATATTCATTTGTTCTACAAGCATTCTGTGCCGCTTTTATCATGTTGCTATTCGCACACGTTGTTCCGCAACGTGTTCCAGGAAGTACGGTTACGGGGCAGCCGATTGCGCTAAAATCTACATCATATTGCAATGCATTTGATGAAATTGCCATCGTCCCCGGTGGTGCATTATTTCCTATTAAAGATCCGCAATTTCCAACACCAATTATTTGGGTTATTGGATAGTTTCCTAAAACAACGCCAATACCTCTTCCTACATTTACTTTTCCATAGCCAATAACTGCGACAATGACACTGTTACCACTCAGTAACGTTTCATAGATTGTTATACCATCTTTTTTACAAACTTTAAATATTTGAGCCGTTTTCAACAGCATCTT
It encodes:
- a CDS encoding 5'-methylthioadenosine/S-adenosylhomocysteine nucleosidase, with the translated sequence MICVFGTEEQEVKMLLKTAQIFKVCKKDGITIYETLLSGNSVIVAVIGYGKVNVGRGIGVVLGNYPITQIIGVGNCGSLIGNNAPPGTMAISSNALQYDVDFSAIGCPVTVLPGTRCGTTCANSNMIKAAQNACRTNEYQFTTGRFCTADMFVSNTVKAKAIRCTFCGDFVDCEVGCIGEVANSSNIPFVCVKGISNTADNNAAKMFDANQCKANDAACRVAITLIENLMSETKQKTCQ